The Pseudomonadota bacterium genomic interval CCGGGTATTTTTTTCAAATGACCAGATACGTCTTCCACAAAGCACATCGACCATCATGGGCGACCCAATTGATATATCAGGAATTTTCCGACACAATTATTTCAGAGATTGGACAGGCCGTGCAACCTTCACCGGAACAATCACCCAGAAATCTGCGCAATGGATTCAATCCAACAAATGGATTCCTAATGACTTTTTCCCGAAAATTCCGGTTACCTTAAAAGATTTCGATCTTCTATGGGACAATGACATTACCCGGATTGCAGGCACGGTTATAGCTGATATCGGCGCAAAAAAATCTCCTCGCGTAACTCTTGATATCGAGAATACTCGCGACGGCGTCCTGTTAAGAAATATCACTTTTATGGGAAAAGGCAAAAAAGGCAATCTCTATGGGCATATCCCGGAAAATCCCGATCAATCCCGGCTGATTAACTGGGATGGCGCGATATCAAGTGACACGGTTTCTTCACTGCTTGCTGAAAACAACTTGATTAAAGGCAATATCACGGGTCAATTCCGGTTACTTATCCCCGGAAAAACCAAAATAGGTCCTGTTTTTGAGGGTTTTGCCAATGCAACTGAAGTAACAAAACTTTTTAATATCTCTTTAGATCCCGTTATCTTAAACCGTATAGATATCTCCGGCAAACAGGGCTTAATGGAAATCAAGGAAATACAAATTTCATCCGGCAATGAAAGTTTATCCGCCAAAGGTCTGATCGATGAAAAAATAAATGGTCTTGATGTAAAACTAGACGCCTCATCCCCCAACATCAGCTGGAATACATTGGAAATCCTCCACAAGACGATTACCAAAAATATAAAAACTGAAAATAATGACACCCCGGAATTTGATGTTTCAGGAACAATAAATGCTTCTGCAAAATCTTTTCATTATCAGACAACAGACCGAAAGAACCAGGAAAAAACCTACACCTGGAATTCTCTTGCCGCGAAGATTTCACTTTCGCCCGGGTTCACAACAGTTGAAATTTCCAGGTCGGACATCTGCGGCATTACCATGAAAAGTTTCTGGGCGATGTATCCGGAAAAAACTGAAAAAGTTGTGTCCTTTGAAAACGATACCGCCCTGCCCCTGGACCTGGAAAATGTCCTTCAATGTCTCGGTTTTGGCGAAAAAGTAATAAAAGGCCCAATGCAAATCAGATCAAAATTGATTGGCGACAAAGAAAAGTGGAATACCGGCGCAATTGAAATTCATGCAACCGATGGAGTCATTATGCGCCTCGCTCTTCTTTCTAAAATCTTCAAGGTCGTGAACCTGACCGACTTTTTCACAGAGCAGCATTCTGATAAAACCACCTCCGGGCTGCGTTTCAAGACCCTTGATATCAAAACCAGTATTAATGATAACAAGCTGGTTATCGAAAAAGCGGTAATAAAAGGGGAAGGGCTGAATCTCTTCGCGCGGGGCAACATGGACCTTGCCACCATGCAGGCAGATTTCACCATTCTCATCGCGCCGTTTAAAACAATTGATGCGATTGTGACAACCGTGCCCATACTCAAATGGGTGATCGGCGGGGAGAATGAGACATTATTCACGATCCCGGTTGCAATCAGAGGGGACCTTGAGGACCCAAGTATTACCGTGCTCGACCCTGCCTCTGTGGGAATCGGCTTGATCAATATGGTGGCCGATGTGTTGAAACTCCCCTATTATATTCTCAAGCCCATTCTTCCGGAAACCAAAAGCCCAGACCTGCTTGATCCCATTAAACCCTGACGAGATCGTCAGGTAATTCCCCTCAGCAACCTTTATCCGTTATCGTCTGCAAGAGGAAAAATTAACGCTAATGCATAAAAACCCACCTCTCATATCGATATTATTCATCTATTACTTGATTATTAACCAGCAAATCTGTATGGTTGCCCATCTTCGATTAACAATTTACAAACAGGTACCATTATGCTCGTAAAAGATATTCTGAAAGAGAATAGAATCTCTTTTGGTTTTGAATTTTTTCCACCCAAAGCCGATGAAGATTGGGACAATCTCTTTAAAACTATTGCCGACCTGATGCCGCTCAAGCCTGCTTGCGTCAGCGTCACCTACGGCGCCGGTGGTTCCACCCGAGACCGGACCCATAAACTCATTGTCCGCATCCAGCAGCAAACCAATCTTACCGTGGTATCGCATCTCACCTGCGTTGGTTCAACAAAAGACGAAATCAAATCAATTCTTGAAAACTATGACAAAAGCGGCGTTCAAAACATTCTGGCACTCAGAGGCGATCCGCCCAAGGGTCAGAAGGAATGGAAGCCCACCCTTAACGGATTTGAATATGCAACCGATCTGGTTGCCTTTATCAAGAAGAATTTCCCCAAAATGGGCATCGGGGTTGCAGGTTTTCCGGAAGGTCATCCGGAAACCCCGAATCGTCTCAAGGAAATAGAATATCTTAAAGCAAAAATTGATGCCGGTGCTGACTATATCGTCACCCAGCTCTTTTTTGACAACCGGGATTTCTATGATTTTAAAGAGCGTTGCCAACTTGCCGGAATCAATGTGCCGATTCTTGCAGGCATCATGCCACTTACCACACGGCACGGCATGATACGCATGGCGGAACTGGCAGCCGGCGCAAAAATCCCCGCCAGATTACTTAAGGCAGTGGAACGGGCCTCAAGCGACGAATACGTTGAAAAAGTCGGTATACACTGGGCAACCGAGCAGGTCCGCGACTTGATTGACAACAATGTTGACGGCATCCATTTCTATACATTAAACAAGGCCAGGGCTACCCTCAAAATTTACGAATCCCTCGGAGTAACCGATTCAAACCAGTTGACGGCCTGAAATGGAAATAGAAAGTAAGCTCATTCCCGTGATCCGGGAAGCAATTGATATTGTAAAATTGCTTTTCTTCAAAAAACTTCAGGAGTCTCTCCCTGCAAGATTCGACAAAGAAAACACCCAGATAAACCTCCTTGCCGGAGCGATAATCAACGAGCTTTTCGGCACGCCGAACAATAATGAACCCATGGCTTCCTTTACAAAGGAACATCGCGACATTATTGAACAGGAATTACTGAACCTCCCAAAAGAGATGCCTGAAATGTGCATCCCTCTCACCGATGCTCTCCGGATTGCAATCCTTTGCGATTATCAATCCGGGGCCGACAATTCTTCTCTGCTTGCCCGGGCTCAAGAGCGTGGTATCCTCATCACCGATCGTGACATGCCCATGCCGAACAAATTCATGGAACTGGTCCGTATCCTTGGCAGCAAAATGGGAGTTCTCATCACCCCGCAACCCGAAAGCGATCAGAAGTAAACGATTTCAAAGCAGAATAACGGCGCTATACCCGGGGATGCTTGCATTCATGGGTCACCAGAATCTTTTGCGCCATATCAACACCCAGGGCAAGGCGTGTTTCATTTACCGCAACAATAAACGGCCCGGAGGCATGATTATTGATAACCTCGAGTTTGGTGCCGATGGTAAGCCCCATTGAGGCAAGCCGGGCCTGTAATCCTTTGCCGCCCTCCAAGGCGACAATGCACACTTCCTCACCATTTGCAGCAAGCAGGAGCGGCAAGGTCGTTGCCCGCTGTTCCATGCATTTTGCACATAATCCATAAATCTCCATTTTATGCTGCAACGGATGAAATTGAAAATCCCTGGCTATCTTCAACTGCAATTGTTCTAATCCCTGATTGACGAATTCCTGGATATATCCGCAACGGGTGCAGATAAAATGATCGTGGTGGGCGCCCAGATGCTTGTGTTCATAATGGTTGTGCTGGCCGTCAAAGGTCATTTTCCGGGCAAAACCGAACTGACAGAACATTTCCATGGTCTCTTTCAAAAAAGAACGGTCAAGAAGCTCAGGATCCTTTTCCCGGATAATGTATTCAAGATCACTCAAGGTGATGTGCTGTTCGGTTGAAAGAAATATATCAAGTATTTTCAGCCGTTGTTCGATCCGGGTTGCATGATAGGATTCAAGCACGGTCTGGAATTGTCGGCGTTCAAGTGCATGCTGATCATGAGCGACGAACTGCGGGCCTTCAAGGGAGGCACGATTCTGTTTTTTAAGTGACAAGAATGGAAATTTAAACATTGTTATTAAAGCTCCCCCGCTGCAGAAAAGTGAAAGACTTCGAGTCAGCGGCAAGGTATTCGCTGATCCTGTTTATCTGTGTAGAGTAAATACTGATCACGAACCTCCATAAAGGCAACAAGCTCGTCCTGCCAACCGGCCTCAAGTCCAAGGATGTCTTCGCCATTCCTGAGACGTTCGGCTAATTGCATATCCCCAACTATCAGATCAACAGGCCGTCTGTCAAATTCATATTCATAGGGAGGGGCTTTTAATTGAAAATCCTCAGGATAAAGAGTCATGACCGCCTGGAGCAATGCAAGGGACGTCCGATACGGCAGGAATAAGCGGCAATCCGTCGGATGAATCTGAAATCCAAAGCATGTTTTTCCCTGCCATTTATTGCTGGTCGGCTCAAAGACCACCGGTCGGAAAATGCATCCTGGAAGGGGCGTCTCACTGAGGCGTTCCAGTATTTCGTTGTGCTTGATAAAAGGGGCGCCAAAGAGTTCAAAGGGAAGTGTTGTCCCTCTGCCCTCGGAAATATTCGTCCCTTCCAATACCACCTGACCGGGATATACCAGGGCGGTATCAGGTGTAGGCATGTTTGGAGACGGGAATACCCACGGAAGCCCGGTGTCACGGAACAACATACTTCTTTTCCAACCGGTCATGGTGACTATTTCAAGGGATGCGTTGATCTGGAAATGATCGTTCACCAGATTTGCAAGTTCGCCAAAAGTCATGCCATGACGCATCGGGATGGGATAGAGACCGACAAAGGATGCGCATTCTTCTTTAAGCACATTACCTTCTACCATTTCACCGCCAACGGGATTAGGTCGATCAAGAACGATCACATGTTTGCCGTACTTCTTTGCTGCTTCCAGGCAATAAATCATTGTTGACCAGAAAGTATAAACCCTGGTTCCCACATCAACCAGGTCGATGAGCAACACGTCAAATAAATCGAACATCGCTTCTGTAGGCTGTCGATCTTTGCTGTAAAGGCTGAATACAGGGATTTTCGAACGTCCATCAATACCGTGGGCCGATTCGATCATATTATCCTGCTTTTCTGAAAAAAAACCGTGCTGGGGTGAAAAAAGGCATTTCACGCTGCCGGGAATGGCCTTATTCACCAGGTCGACAATATGCTGAAAATTCCGGTCCGTGGAAGCGTGATTGGCTAGAATTGCCAGCCGACGGTTACGAACACTCTCAGGAGGGTTCCGGATAAATTTTTCCAAGCCGAGGGTAATCATGAAAATGATATTTGAACCGTTAAGTTATTAGTCTCAAATCAGGGTTAAAACCACCGTCTTAAGGCGGTCAGCTTTGAGCTTGCATGTAATATGAGTTACAAGCACAAAGGCAGAAGACACAGAGCAAAAGATAATAAAGAAGTACAAATGAATATGTAACGGCATTAAATAACTGCCGATCCTGCTGGTGCTTGTTTTTTTCACTTTATGCCTTCAGCCCAGGAAATTTCACAAAAAGATAGTTGAGATGATTTTTCAGAACTGTCCGTTAAATCTTCCTACGAACCGCAAACACCGATTACGGCTCCGGAAGTATTAAACCAGAGATTCCAGCAACTTTCTACGGAAACATTTCAATTGACATATCAAATAAATGTTATGTAATATTGCAATCCGTTTAAATGAAACGAATTCCAACAATAGCGAAGGAATTACTGTTGAAAAGATCCTCTCCTTCATCTCTCACTGAATCCTCAAAATTCAAAGGATTCACCCTCATTGAGATTATGATCGTTGTTGTCATCATCGGCATTCTCGCAACGGTTGCCATACCCGCTTATCTTAATTATATTCAAAAAGCACGTGTCACTTCTCTTGTTTTCCCGGGTCTCCATCATATGGAAAACCAGATAAGTATTTTTTATGTGAATACCGGTATTCTTGCCGGCCCAGCCGAGCTTGATGC includes:
- the metF gene encoding methylenetetrahydrofolate reductase [NAD(P)H]; this encodes MLVKDILKENRISFGFEFFPPKADEDWDNLFKTIADLMPLKPACVSVTYGAGGSTRDRTHKLIVRIQQQTNLTVVSHLTCVGSTKDEIKSILENYDKSGVQNILALRGDPPKGQKEWKPTLNGFEYATDLVAFIKKNFPKMGIGVAGFPEGHPETPNRLKEIEYLKAKIDAGADYIVTQLFFDNRDFYDFKERCQLAGINVPILAGIMPLTTRHGMIRMAELAAGAKIPARLLKAVERASSDEYVEKVGIHWATEQVRDLIDNNVDGIHFYTLNKARATLKIYESLGVTDSNQLTA
- a CDS encoding transcriptional repressor codes for the protein MFKFPFLSLKKQNRASLEGPQFVAHDQHALERRQFQTVLESYHATRIEQRLKILDIFLSTEQHITLSDLEYIIREKDPELLDRSFLKETMEMFCQFGFARKMTFDGQHNHYEHKHLGAHHDHFICTRCGYIQEFVNQGLEQLQLKIARDFQFHPLQHKMEIYGLCAKCMEQRATTLPLLLAANGEEVCIVALEGGKGLQARLASMGLTIGTKLEVINNHASGPFIVAVNETRLALGVDMAQKILVTHECKHPRV
- a CDS encoding DUF1343 domain-containing protein, producing MITLGLEKFIRNPPESVRNRRLAILANHASTDRNFQHIVDLVNKAIPGSVKCLFSPQHGFFSEKQDNMIESAHGIDGRSKIPVFSLYSKDRQPTEAMFDLFDVLLIDLVDVGTRVYTFWSTMIYCLEAAKKYGKHVIVLDRPNPVGGEMVEGNVLKEECASFVGLYPIPMRHGMTFGELANLVNDHFQINASLEIVTMTGWKRSMLFRDTGLPWVFPSPNMPTPDTALVYPGQVVLEGTNISEGRGTTLPFELFGAPFIKHNEILERLSETPLPGCIFRPVVFEPTSNKWQGKTCFGFQIHPTDCRLFLPYRTSLALLQAVMTLYPEDFQLKAPPYEYEFDRRPVDLIVGDMQLAERLRNGEDILGLEAGWQDELVAFMEVRDQYLLYTDKQDQRIPCR